In Coriobacteriia bacterium, the following proteins share a genomic window:
- a CDS encoding tetratricopeptide repeat protein, with product MTGITRNKRLLVLAAAAAALAAVILVASSLSSPQGSGPRSSMSSSESRPGADLRAALDAERAGETTEAIALLRRLLEEDPSHTEARRALARVERTAARRPPADLGPGTGGGGGPDAEPPAGGGPGTDPGDPSAEGYDRPREDLGEMLPASVQGYRSTGAESGPADAQVTLEPRLGTEVFGKVTVASMVVRDMGSLSGAAAFVAGTGKAYPNGLSDVKVGVLNGKSGTDGRRLVSVSFARGRFAFEVLLTATSGDPVSYKDEAVRLASLIPATK from the coding sequence ATGACCGGCATCACCAGGAACAAGCGCCTCCTCGTCCTCGCCGCCGCGGCAGCCGCCTTGGCCGCGGTCATCCTCGTGGCCAGCTCCCTCTCCTCACCCCAGGGCTCGGGGCCTCGCTCGTCGATGTCCTCTTCGGAGTCGCGCCCGGGCGCGGACCTGCGCGCCGCGCTGGACGCGGAGCGCGCCGGGGAGACGACCGAAGCCATCGCGTTGCTGCGACGCTTGCTCGAGGAGGATCCCTCCCACACGGAGGCCAGGCGCGCGCTGGCCCGCGTGGAGCGCACCGCCGCGCGACGCCCGCCGGCCGACCTGGGCCCGGGGACGGGTGGCGGCGGAGGTCCCGACGCGGAGCCGCCGGCCGGCGGCGGCCCGGGCACCGACCCGGGCGATCCGTCCGCCGAAGGGTACGACCGGCCCAGGGAGGACCTCGGCGAGATGTTGCCGGCGTCGGTGCAGGGGTACCGTTCGACGGGCGCCGAGAGCGGTCCCGCCGACGCGCAGGTCACCCTGGAGCCGCGACTCGGCACCGAGGTCTTCGGCAAGGTGACCGTCGCCTCGATGGTAGTGAGGGACATGGGGTCGCTCTCGGGCGCGGCGGCCTTCGTCGCGGGTACGGGCAAGGCGTACCCGAACGGCCTGAGCGACGTGAAGGTGGGCGTGCTCAACGGCAAGTCCGGCACGGACGGACGACGCCTCGTCTCCGTCAGCTTCGCCCGGGGCCGCTTCGCCTTCGAGGTCCTCCTCACGGCGACGTCCGGCGACCCGGTCTCGTACAAGGACGAGGCGGTGCGGCTCGCATCGCTGATCCCCGCCACGAAGTAG